The Halogeometricum rufum genome has a segment encoding these proteins:
- a CDS encoding ABC transporter ATP-binding protein, with product MWRLYATYGRENVGDAVLGAVMTLFARSTGLLPPLLLGLAIDAVLLGTRRYELPLVPGTWVPETAAGQVWFTAGVLVAAALASAVASWLQGYGWNHFAQNIQHALRVDAYEVLQRQDRAFFDDTRTGELLSVLNNDVNQLESFLTDGVSSTLRLVALVVGVGVVLATLNPWLALVSMTAVPLLAVFTFVFVRRVQPKYARMRGRVGELNARLENNVGGIEVIKTEHAEAYEVDRVREASRAYYDANWDAIRTRITFFPGLSLVSGLSFALTFVVGALWVLNGPPAFLSGTLSPGEFVAFMLYTQQFVWPLAQFGQIINSYQRAKASSERVDGLLRAERSVGERADALTLDAVAGRIDYEGVTFGYGESTALARGDDDGDDDVPRSPVLRDVSFDVEPGGTVGVVGPTGSGKSTLVKLLVRLYDPDDGVVRIDGHDVRDLSLASLRRAVGYVSQEPFLFYGTVRENIAYGTFDATDEEVRTAARRAAADEFVENLPDGYDTLVGERGVKLSSGQRQRLTLARTFLKDPAILVLDEATSHVDTETEALIRRSLDDFAADRTTVAIAHRLSTVKDADEILVLDGGRIVGRGTHAELLDADGLYANLWRVQAGDIEALPDSFFEEALARRAVLESDGGE from the coding sequence ATGTGGCGACTGTACGCGACGTACGGGCGCGAGAACGTCGGGGACGCGGTCCTCGGTGCGGTGATGACGCTCTTCGCACGGTCGACGGGGCTGCTCCCGCCGTTGCTGTTGGGCCTGGCCATCGACGCCGTCCTGCTGGGGACGCGGCGGTACGAACTGCCGCTCGTCCCCGGGACGTGGGTGCCGGAGACGGCCGCCGGACAGGTGTGGTTCACCGCGGGCGTCCTCGTCGCCGCGGCGCTCGCGAGCGCGGTGGCGTCGTGGCTGCAGGGGTACGGCTGGAACCACTTCGCACAGAACATCCAGCACGCGCTCCGCGTCGACGCGTACGAGGTGCTGCAGCGACAGGACCGCGCGTTCTTCGACGACACGCGGACCGGCGAACTGCTGTCGGTGCTGAACAACGACGTGAACCAGTTGGAGTCGTTCCTGACCGACGGCGTCAGTTCGACGCTGCGACTCGTCGCCCTCGTCGTCGGCGTCGGCGTCGTGCTGGCGACGCTCAACCCGTGGCTGGCGCTCGTCTCGATGACGGCCGTCCCCCTGCTGGCGGTCTTCACGTTCGTCTTCGTCCGGCGCGTCCAGCCGAAGTACGCCCGGATGCGCGGACGCGTCGGCGAGCTGAACGCCCGACTGGAGAACAACGTCGGCGGCATCGAGGTCATCAAGACCGAGCACGCCGAGGCGTACGAGGTGGACCGGGTCCGCGAGGCGTCGCGGGCCTACTACGACGCCAACTGGGACGCCATCCGGACCAGAATCACGTTCTTCCCCGGCCTCTCGCTCGTCTCCGGGCTGAGTTTCGCGCTCACGTTCGTCGTCGGCGCGCTCTGGGTGCTGAACGGCCCGCCGGCGTTTCTCTCGGGAACCCTCTCGCCCGGGGAGTTCGTGGCGTTCATGCTCTACACGCAGCAGTTCGTCTGGCCGCTCGCGCAGTTCGGCCAGATAATCAACAGCTACCAGCGCGCGAAGGCCTCCAGCGAGCGGGTGGACGGACTGCTCCGCGCCGAACGCTCGGTCGGCGAACGGGCGGACGCGTTGACGCTCGACGCCGTCGCCGGCCGCATCGACTACGAGGGGGTGACGTTCGGCTACGGCGAGTCGACGGCCCTCGCCCGCGGCGACGACGACGGCGACGACGACGTGCCGCGCTCGCCGGTCCTCCGCGACGTCTCGTTCGACGTCGAACCGGGCGGGACGGTCGGCGTCGTCGGCCCGACTGGTAGCGGCAAGTCGACGCTCGTGAAACTGCTCGTCCGACTGTACGACCCCGACGACGGCGTCGTCCGCATCGACGGCCACGACGTGCGCGACCTGTCGCTCGCGAGTCTCCGGCGGGCCGTCGGCTACGTCTCGCAGGAGCCGTTCCTCTTCTACGGCACCGTCAGGGAGAACATCGCGTACGGGACGTTCGACGCGACGGACGAGGAGGTTCGGACGGCGGCCCGGCGCGCGGCGGCCGACGAGTTCGTCGAGAACCTCCCGGACGGCTACGACACGCTGGTGGGCGAACGCGGCGTGAAGCTCTCCAGCGGCCAGCGGCAGCGTCTCACGCTCGCCCGCACGTTCCTCAAGGACCCCGCGATTCTCGTCTTAGACGAGGCGACGAGCCACGTCGACACCGAGACGGAGGCGCTCATCCGGCGGAGCCTCGACGACTTCGCCGCCGACCGGACGACGGTGGCAATCGCGCACCGCCTCTCGACGGTGAAGGACGCCGACGAGATTCTCGTCCTCGACGGGGGGCGCATCGTCGGACGCGGGACGCACGCGGAACTGCTCGACGCCGACGGCCTGTACGCCAACCTCTGGCGGGTGCAGGCGGGCGACATCGAGGCCCTCCCCGACTCGTTCTTCGAGGAGGCCCTCGCGCGCCGGGCGGTGCTGGAGAGCGACGGCGGGGAGTGA